The following are encoded in a window of Methanobrevibacter ruminantium M1 genomic DNA:
- a CDS encoding AP2 domain-containing protein produces MGRRKKQDSTLDSYFPDSDLIEEKKKKDEACKICGNPIEDATFQRCRKCLNKLALIDDLRELLEYVSPGESFREIDLINKGFKSLKLNILISKFLKEQLILINLDGLFTLNNIDFLNAFIKKYGEKEKPLKETDYLIVRDDKSAFYIDVNNYSDYIKIRFNPRINKWQVDFFNENGLANTKSFIDSNDANKEAIYYIKQLGVIGSSADDKKEEKSDKRLYSSHEGIYYSPSRGMWGAKVKGYKGFKFIGHFSSEEEAYEARCKYLENKERTRQKYISEKRGLKSGLRNQSSGELIYFSKQKGKWIVRLKNKEGQIVNVGQFDTEEEANKAKEEFIKDNS; encoded by the coding sequence ATGGGAAGAAGAAAAAAACAAGATTCTACACTTGATTCTTATTTTCCAGATTCTGATTTGATAGAGGAAAAAAAGAAGAAGGATGAAGCATGCAAGATCTGTGGCAATCCTATAGAGGACGCCACCTTTCAAAGATGTCGCAAGTGCTTAAACAAGCTTGCACTGATAGATGACTTAAGGGAACTATTGGAATACGTTTCTCCAGGTGAAAGCTTTAGGGAAATTGACCTAATCAATAAAGGCTTTAAAAGCTTGAAACTCAACATTCTCATTTCTAAATTTTTAAAAGAACAGCTCATTTTAATTAATCTCGACGGTTTATTTACTCTTAACAATATTGATTTTTTAAATGCCTTTATTAAAAAATATGGCGAAAAGGAAAAGCCACTTAAGGAAACAGATTACTTAATAGTAAGGGATGACAAGTCTGCCTTTTATATTGATGTCAACAACTATTCAGATTATATAAAGATAAGGTTCAATCCTAGGATTAACAAGTGGCAGGTTGATTTCTTTAATGAAAACGGCCTCGCAAATACCAAGTCCTTTATTGATTCCAATGATGCAAATAAGGAAGCCATCTATTACATTAAGCAGTTAGGTGTTATCGGATCTTCAGCTGATGATAAGAAAGAGGAAAAGTCTGATAAAAGATTATACTCTTCTCATGAGGGAATCTATTACAGCCCTAGCCGTGGAATGTGGGGAGCTAAAGTCAAGGGATATAAGGGATTTAAGTTCATTGGACACTTCAGCAGCGAAGAGGAAGCTTATGAGGCAAGATGCAAGTATTTGGAAAATAAGGAAAGAACCAGACAAAAGTATATTTCTGAAAAGAGAGGATTGAAATCCGGCCTTAGGAATCAAAGCTCTGGAGAGCTGATTTACTTTAGCAAACAGAAGGGCAAATGGATTGTAAGGCTTAAAAATAAGGAAGGCCAAATTGTTAATGTAGGCCAGTTTGACACCGAAGAGGAAGCTAATAAAGCTAAAGAGGAGTTTATTAAGGATAATAGTTAA
- a CDS encoding histone family protein, translated as MMSIPVAPIGRIIKDAGAERVSEDAKKELNAYVTAQAEAVAKKAIEFAAMAKRKTVKAEDIELAIKNL; from the coding sequence ATTATGAGTATTCCTGTAGCTCCTATTGGAAGAATCATTAAAGACGCTGGTGCTGAAAGAGTAAGCGAAGATGCTAAAAAAGAATTAAACGCATACGTAACCGCACAAGCTGAAGCTGTTGCTAAAAAAGCAATCGAATTCGCAGCTATGGCAAAAAGAAAAACCGTCAAAGCTGAAGATATCGAATTAGCAATCAAAAACTTATAA